Proteins from one Flavobacteriales bacterium genomic window:
- the rplU gene encoding 50S ribosomal protein L21: MYAIVEIAGQQFKVEKDQRLFVHQLKGEAGDTVEFSDVYLIEDNGAVTVGAPAVEGALVTAKIEEHLKGEKVIVFKKKRRKGYKKKNGHRQRLTKITIESIVASGAKKAAKKADAKPAAKKAAPKAKAAKGDDLTKIEGVGPKIAEVLTAAGLATFADVAKSTPEAIKEILSAHSRLASKNPSTWCQQAELAAEGKWDELKKWQDELDGGKA; the protein is encoded by the coding sequence ATGTACGCAATTGTAGAGATAGCAGGGCAACAATTTAAAGTAGAGAAAGATCAGCGTTTATTTGTTCATCAGCTAAAAGGAGAAGCGGGAGATACAGTAGAGTTCTCAGATGTTTACCTTATAGAAGATAATGGAGCAGTAACTGTTGGCGCCCCAGCTGTAGAAGGAGCTTTAGTGACAGCTAAGATCGAAGAGCACCTTAAAGGAGAAAAAGTAATCGTTTTCAAAAAGAAAAGAAGAAAAGGTTACAAAAAGAAAAACGGTCACCGTCAACGTTTAACTAAAATTACCATCGAAAGCATTGTAGCAAGTGGAGCAAAAAAAGCAGCTAAAAAAGCTGATGCAAAACCAGCTGCAAAGAAAGCTGCGCCAAAGGCAAAGGCTGCTAAAGGAGATGATTTAACTAAAATTGAAGGAGTAGGACCAAAAATTGCTGAAGTATTAACAGCTGCTGGATTAGCTACATTTGCAGATGTTGCAAAATCTACACCAGAAGCAATTAAAGAAATTTTATCTGCTCATTCAAGATTAGCATCTAAAAACCCATCAACTTGGTGTCAGCAAGCTGAATTAGCTGCTGAAGGAAAATGGGATGAGTTGAAAAAATGGCAAGACGAGCTTGACGGAGGAAAAGCTTAA
- a CDS encoding BatA domain-containing protein, translating to MKLLYPEFLWGLLAIILPIIIHLFNFKKFKKEYFSNVNILKEVKLETQHRSQLKHLLILATRIGAIALLVLAFCQPYFESGQNIAAIKNTIGIYIDNSLSMDSKKNESYLIDEAKDAAVKLVESYSPTDQYQLLTNDFEGKHQRIVNQEEAIELIEEIEISSSNKTLKELYIRQSDLMKNQKNNKTTYWLSDFSRNNFDITTAELDSTMKVNVVPFQQELNENVYIDSVWFESPLRQINQEEELFVRVVNSSENEIGVKLNLKINNEIKSIVNEKLAPQATKVTQLNYAIQIKGLQFGEVYLSDYPNPNLTFDDRFFFTYNIKEKSKVLHIKESERGNFNPVETVFQGDQNFEMTTNTLSEVDYASLTVYDLVIIENLSNFSNGLQLELKKFIEHGGSLLIIPDATINRESYNAFFAAIDAGYLADKEQKPVRIGTVNQADKFYDNVFDKVDGKIDLPIVDNYYPLSYKTKVASKVLLKLSNDVPFFSYLEVGKGKCYFLAAPLENSSFIEHALFVPTILKVAENSQLNFALYHTIGEKGLLNVANTIKEGNLFIREEKSDYEFIPEYIQLNNAIALDVHDKIQEAGHYNLISNQQSVMPLAYNHNRSESVVDYYNSEKIMATLEKKGWTKWFTVFKTNKNGQEQAITTSIEKVKYWKYFVLGALFLLLLEIVLIRFFRVK from the coding sequence ATGAAATTGTTGTATCCAGAGTTTTTATGGGGCTTGTTAGCTATTATTCTTCCTATAATTATTCACCTGTTTAACTTTAAGAAATTTAAAAAAGAATATTTTTCTAATGTTAACATATTAAAGGAGGTTAAGTTAGAAACTCAACATAGATCTCAGCTAAAACATCTTTTGATATTGGCTACTCGTATTGGTGCAATAGCCCTTTTAGTTTTAGCCTTTTGTCAACCTTATTTTGAGTCGGGTCAAAATATAGCAGCAATCAAGAATACTATAGGTATATATATAGATAATTCATTGAGTATGGATTCCAAGAAGAATGAATCTTATTTAATAGATGAAGCTAAAGATGCCGCAGTTAAACTTGTTGAGTCTTATAGTCCTACAGATCAATATCAATTGTTAACGAATGATTTTGAGGGGAAGCATCAACGTATCGTTAATCAGGAAGAAGCAATAGAGCTTATTGAGGAAATTGAAATTTCTTCATCAAATAAAACACTTAAGGAGTTATATATAAGGCAGAGTGATTTGATGAAAAATCAAAAAAATAACAAGACTACATATTGGCTGTCTGACTTTTCTCGAAATAATTTTGATATTACAACTGCAGAGTTAGATTCAACAATGAAAGTTAATGTTGTACCATTTCAACAAGAGTTAAATGAGAATGTTTATATCGACAGTGTATGGTTTGAATCGCCTTTGAGACAAATTAATCAAGAGGAAGAATTGTTTGTTAGGGTTGTTAACAGTTCAGAAAATGAAATAGGAGTGAAGCTGAACTTAAAAATAAACAATGAAATAAAAAGTATTGTCAATGAAAAGCTTGCTCCACAAGCTACAAAAGTTACACAATTAAATTACGCTATTCAGATTAAAGGCTTACAATTCGGAGAGGTTTACCTTTCTGATTATCCTAATCCGAACCTAACGTTTGATGACCGATTTTTCTTTACGTATAATATTAAGGAAAAATCGAAAGTACTCCATATAAAAGAAAGTGAAAGAGGAAATTTTAATCCTGTAGAAACAGTCTTTCAGGGTGATCAAAATTTTGAAATGACCACCAATACACTTTCTGAAGTTGATTATGCTTCGCTAACTGTTTATGATTTGGTGATTATAGAAAATCTAAGCAATTTTTCTAATGGACTACAGTTGGAGTTGAAAAAGTTTATAGAGCATGGAGGAAGTTTGTTAATCATTCCAGATGCCACCATAAATAGAGAGAGTTATAATGCTTTTTTTGCAGCTATAGATGCTGGATATTTAGCCGACAAAGAGCAAAAACCTGTAAGAATAGGAACAGTTAATCAGGCAGATAAGTTTTATGATAACGTGTTTGATAAAGTAGATGGGAAGATCGATTTACCAATAGTTGATAATTATTACCCTTTAAGTTATAAAACAAAAGTAGCTTCTAAAGTATTGTTGAAACTAAGTAATGATGTTCCTTTCTTTTCATATCTAGAAGTAGGTAAAGGGAAATGTTATTTTCTTGCAGCTCCACTTGAAAACAGTTCATTTATTGAGCATGCACTTTTTGTTCCGACAATATTGAAAGTAGCAGAAAATAGTCAACTAAATTTTGCATTGTATCACACTATCGGAGAAAAAGGGCTGTTGAATGTTGCAAATACAATCAAAGAGGGGAACTTGTTTATTCGAGAAGAAAAAAGCGACTATGAATTCATTCCAGAGTATATTCAGTTAAATAATGCGATAGCGTTGGATGTTCATGATAAAATACAGGAGGCAGGTCATTATAATTTGATAAGTAATCAGCAGTCAGTAATGCCACTGGCATACAACCATAATCGTTCGGAATCGGTAGTTGATTATTATAATTCAGAAAAAATTATGGCAACACTAGAAAAGAAAGGATGGACCAAATGGTTTACAGTTTTTAAAACCAATAAGAATGGTCAAGAACAAGCGATTACAACAAGCATTGAAAAAGTTAAATATTGGAAGTATTTTGTTTTAGGAGCCTTATTTTTATTGTTACTGGAAATAGTGTTAATTCGATTCTTCAGAGTTAAATAA
- the rpmA gene encoding 50S ribosomal protein L27 produces MAHKKGVGSSDNGRESESKRLGVKIYGGQAAIAGNIIVRQRGTKHNPGANVGMGKDHTLFALTDGIVNFKKKRGNKSYVSVEPFGEEA; encoded by the coding sequence ATGGCACATAAGAAAGGAGTAGGTAGTTCGGATAACGGACGTGAGTCAGAATCAAAACGTTTAGGAGTTAAAATTTACGGTGGACAAGCTGCTATCGCTGGTAACATTATTGTTCGTCAAAGAGGAACTAAGCACAATCCAGGTGCAAATGTAGGAATGGGTAAAGACCATACTTTATTTGCTTTAACTGATGGTATTGTAAACTTCAAAAAGAAAAGAGGAAACAAGTCTTACGTTTCTGTAGAACCTTTTGGAGAAGAAGCTTAG
- a CDS encoding isoprenyl transferase, whose protein sequence is MSVKDQIIEGKIPKHVAIIMDGNGRWAQEQGEERVFGHISGVHSVRESLKAAAAIGVQYLTLYTFSTENWNRPKEEVDALMDLLVRTIAGEVDSLNENGVKLETIGDISSLPEGCLEALNAAKERTKSNNKVTLILALSYSSRVEIEKAVKRIATDAVEKKIELNEINEELISSYLNTARYPDPDLLVRTSGEERISNFLLWQIAYSELYFTNTLWPDFKEEDFFKAILDYQQRERRFGKTSAQIIENE, encoded by the coding sequence ATGAGTGTAAAAGACCAAATAATTGAGGGGAAAATACCGAAGCATGTTGCCATTATTATGGATGGTAATGGAAGATGGGCCCAAGAACAGGGAGAAGAAAGAGTTTTTGGTCACATAAGTGGTGTTCATTCTGTCAGAGAATCATTGAAAGCAGCAGCAGCAATTGGAGTTCAATACCTAACACTTTATACTTTTAGTACAGAAAATTGGAATCGACCTAAAGAAGAAGTTGATGCGCTGATGGATTTGTTGGTTAGGACTATAGCAGGAGAAGTCGATTCCCTTAATGAAAATGGCGTCAAACTCGAAACTATAGGAGATATTAGCTCACTGCCTGAGGGATGTTTAGAAGCATTGAATGCAGCTAAAGAAAGAACAAAGAGCAATAATAAAGTAACATTAATTTTAGCTTTAAGCTACAGCTCTAGAGTTGAAATTGAAAAGGCTGTTAAGCGCATAGCCACTGATGCTGTAGAAAAAAAGATTGAACTCAATGAAATAAATGAAGAATTAATCAGTTCTTATCTCAACACAGCAAGGTATCCAGATCCTGATTTGTTAGTTCGAACAAGTGGAGAGGAAAGAATTAGTAATTTCTTGCTGTGGCAAATAGCTTATAGTGAATTGTATTTTACCAATACACTTTGGCCAGATTTTAAAGAGGAAGATTTTTTTAAAGCCATATTAGATTATCAACAAAGAGAAAGAAGGTTTGGTAAGACAAGTGCTCAAATCATAGAGAATGAATAG